One Mycolicibacter sp. MU0083 DNA window includes the following coding sequences:
- a CDS encoding AMP-binding protein, translating to MSVTETHIPTLLANLERDRPDEPAYTFIDFDVDPAGYRETLSWSQLRNRVRVVAAELATCASPGDRVAILAPQSLEYVVGFYGALEAGMIAVPLPVPMFGVHDERVSAALRDSTPAAILTTSAAVGDIATSIKDLGGKPPVVIEVDALDLDSEPLDAPTATAQTKVAFLQYTSGSTRTPAGVMVTHANAVSNMRQMAADTFALTDGLPPAGLTVVSWMPFYHDLGLLGTVIYPLVVGVPTIHMSPMAFLAKPARWMQEVAKVPVGFTGGPNFAYELAVRRTSDEDMAGLSLRNVHTYCMGAERIHAATLRRFIDRFSKFDVDPAALRPGYGLAEASVYLTSNTPGMRPPTPRFDYTKLAAGTAEPGGPEGGVELVSCGVPRACTLRIVDPETCTENPDGTVGEIWTHGPNVAAGYWHNQQATEATFSGKLVDPSPGTPQGPWLKTGDLGVISDGELYIVGRIKDLLIVDGRNHYPDDIEATVQEITGGRVAAVSIPNGESEQLVTIAEFKNKGGTDEEVADRLTEVRRKVTTALSKAHGLVNGDLVLVSPGAIPITTSGKIRRSSCVEVYQRNGFDRLDASARSV from the coding sequence ATGTCGGTAACCGAAACGCACATCCCGACTCTGTTGGCGAACCTGGAGCGGGACCGGCCGGACGAGCCTGCCTACACCTTCATCGACTTCGACGTCGACCCCGCCGGCTACCGCGAGACCCTCTCCTGGTCGCAGCTGCGCAACCGGGTTCGGGTGGTGGCGGCCGAACTGGCGACCTGCGCCTCGCCCGGCGACCGGGTGGCGATCCTGGCCCCGCAGAGCCTGGAATACGTGGTCGGCTTCTACGGTGCGCTGGAGGCCGGCATGATCGCCGTGCCGCTGCCGGTCCCGATGTTCGGGGTCCACGACGAGCGGGTCTCGGCGGCGCTGCGCGACAGCACCCCGGCCGCCATCCTGACCACCTCGGCGGCGGTCGGTGACATCGCCACCTCGATCAAGGACCTCGGCGGCAAGCCGCCGGTGGTCATCGAGGTCGACGCGCTCGACCTCGACTCCGAGCCGCTGGACGCACCCACCGCCACCGCGCAGACCAAGGTCGCGTTCCTGCAGTACACCTCCGGTTCCACCCGGACCCCGGCCGGCGTCATGGTCACCCACGCCAACGCCGTGTCGAACATGCGCCAGATGGCCGCGGACACCTTCGCGCTGACCGACGGGCTCCCGCCGGCCGGTCTCACCGTGGTGTCGTGGATGCCCTTCTACCACGACCTGGGCCTGCTGGGCACCGTCATCTATCCGCTGGTCGTGGGTGTTCCGACCATCCACATGAGCCCGATGGCGTTCCTGGCCAAGCCCGCCCGCTGGATGCAGGAAGTCGCCAAGGTTCCGGTGGGCTTCACCGGCGGCCCGAACTTCGCCTACGAGCTGGCCGTGCGGCGCACCTCCGATGAGGACATGGCCGGACTCAGCCTGCGCAACGTGCATACCTACTGCATGGGTGCCGAGCGTATCCATGCCGCCACGCTGCGGCGCTTCATCGACCGCTTCAGCAAGTTCGATGTCGACCCGGCCGCCCTGCGTCCCGGCTACGGTCTGGCCGAGGCCAGCGTCTACCTCACGTCGAACACCCCCGGCATGCGGCCGCCGACCCCGCGATTCGACTACACCAAGCTGGCGGCCGGCACGGCCGAGCCGGGCGGCCCCGAAGGTGGCGTCGAGCTGGTCAGCTGCGGCGTTCCCCGTGCCTGCACCCTGCGCATCGTGGATCCCGAGACCTGCACCGAGAACCCCGACGGCACCGTCGGCGAGATCTGGACGCACGGCCCCAACGTCGCCGCCGGCTACTGGCACAACCAGCAGGCCACCGAGGCCACCTTCAGCGGCAAGCTGGTCGACCCGTCGCCCGGAACCCCGCAGGGGCCGTGGCTGAAGACCGGTGACCTCGGTGTCATCTCCGACGGTGAGCTCTACATCGTCGGACGGATCAAGGACCTGCTGATCGTCGACGGCCGTAATCACTACCCGGACGACATCGAGGCCACCGTTCAGGAGATCACCGGCGGCCGCGTCGCCGCGGTTTCCATCCCGAACGGCGAATCCGAGCAACTTGTTACGATCGCCGAGTTCAAGAACAAGGGGGGCACCGATGAGGAGGTCGCCGACCGGCTGACCGAGGTTCGACGCAAGGTGACCACCGCGCTGTCCAAGGCCCATGGCCTGGTCAACGGTGATCTGGTCCTGGTGTCGCCCGGAGCCATCCCGATCACTACCAGTGGCAAGATCCGCCGTTCCAGCTGCGTGGAGGTCTACCAGCGGAACGGATTCGACCGGCTGGATGCGTCCGCTCGGTCTGTATGA